Proteins co-encoded in one Thermomicrobiales bacterium genomic window:
- a CDS encoding gluconokinase, with the protein MRVLAVDIGSSSVRAALVDRDGIIAPGSLSQLAVELAVESGGRSTIALERIRALTEQAIDRTLASPPARDGIAAVGVSAFWHSLLVLDAAGRPLTDVLTWADTRSAADAVDLATRLDAESVRQRTGCPLHPSYLPAKIRWLRRNQPDLFSRATRFVSLPQALTAAWLGADATSSSLASGSGLYDRQAGSWDRELLDLLEIAPQQLGTILPEPELLPPVAGDYADRWPALRGIHWRAPIGDGAASNVGAGCVRADRLTLTVGTSGAMRRCQPGEPVEPTPDGLWRYLLDRRHTVTGGALSEGGNIRAWLSDTLRLPNAEDCEIALRKRGPGDHGLTVLPFWSGERSPGWAGDATATIAGMQLHTTAEDILHACLEAIAYRFAAVYDALSVGGEQIVATGGALLASPAWQQIMADVLGVPLLVSSIGESSLRGAALLAWRDVLDEQDALTTLDPGGTVVRPRPEAHQQYRELRERQARLYSREMGSPAHGTRVAMK; encoded by the coding sequence ATGCGCGTCCTTGCCGTCGATATCGGCTCGTCGTCGGTCCGTGCCGCGCTGGTCGATCGCGATGGGATCATCGCGCCCGGCTCACTGAGCCAGCTGGCGGTCGAGCTGGCTGTCGAGTCGGGTGGCCGCTCGACGATCGCTCTCGAACGCATCCGCGCGCTGACCGAGCAGGCGATTGACCGGACGCTCGCATCCCCGCCAGCGCGGGACGGCATCGCCGCAGTCGGTGTCTCAGCGTTCTGGCACTCGCTGCTCGTGCTCGATGCCGCTGGGCGACCGCTCACCGATGTTCTCACCTGGGCCGACACGCGCTCTGCCGCCGACGCTGTAGACCTTGCGACCCGGCTCGACGCCGAGTCGGTCCGCCAACGGACCGGCTGCCCGCTCCATCCGTCCTATCTGCCGGCGAAGATCCGATGGTTGCGTCGCAATCAGCCCGACCTCTTTTCCCGCGCGACCAGATTCGTCTCCTTGCCGCAGGCGCTCACAGCCGCGTGGCTTGGCGCCGACGCAACCTCGTCGTCGTTAGCCTCGGGCTCCGGGCTATACGATCGGCAGGCGGGGTCGTGGGATCGTGAGCTACTCGACCTGCTCGAAATCGCCCCCCAACAGCTAGGCACGATCCTTCCCGAGCCGGAGCTGCTGCCGCCGGTCGCGGGCGACTACGCCGACCGTTGGCCGGCGCTACGCGGTATTCACTGGCGCGCGCCGATTGGCGACGGCGCTGCGTCGAACGTCGGCGCGGGCTGTGTCCGGGCGGATCGTCTGACACTGACCGTCGGCACCTCCGGCGCGATGCGCCGCTGCCAACCGGGAGAGCCCGTCGAACCGACGCCCGATGGCCTTTGGCGCTACCTTCTCGATCGCCGTCACACCGTCACCGGTGGCGCGCTCAGCGAGGGCGGGAACATCCGCGCATGGCTGAGCGACACGTTGCGTTTGCCGAATGCCGAGGACTGCGAGATCGCGCTCCGCAAACGCGGGCCGGGAGATCATGGATTGACAGTCCTGCCGTTCTGGTCAGGCGAGCGCTCGCCCGGCTGGGCTGGCGACGCGACTGCCACGATCGCCGGGATGCAGTTGCACACGACTGCGGAGGACATCCTTCATGCGTGCCTCGAAGCGATCGCCTACCGGTTCGCGGCGGTCTACGATGCGCTATCCGTCGGCGGGGAGCAGATTGTGGCAACGGGCGGGGCATTGCTGGCCTCGCCGGCCTGGCAGCAGATAATGGCTGATGTCCTCGGCGTCCCACTGCTGGTGTCGTCCATTGGCGAGTCGTCGCTGCGTGGCGCGGCGTTGCTCGCCTGGCGTGATGTCCTCGATGAACAGGACGCGCTGACGACCCTCGACCCGGGTGGGACGGTCGTGCGCCCCCGGCCGGAGGCCCACCAGCAGTATCGGGAGCTTCGCGAGCGGCAAGCGCGCCTGTACAGTCGCGAGATGGGATCGCCAGCCCATGGCACGCGAGTCGCGATGAAGTAG
- a CDS encoding Fur family transcriptional regulator, translating into MEMPHQSDALLVLQTRLREQGQRLTPQRLLILDLLHARGDHMTADDLFEAARLRWPDLNLSTVYRSLELFRDQGLIAETDLGDGRRQFALLSADRHHHLICLACHRVEEIGDSYFDELRAVLRAKHGFEARIDHQAIYGLCRECSEAEATR; encoded by the coding sequence ATGGAGATGCCCCATCAGTCCGACGCGCTCCTTGTCCTCCAGACACGCCTCCGCGAGCAGGGCCAGCGCCTGACGCCGCAGCGACTCCTCATTCTCGACCTTCTCCACGCTCGCGGCGATCACATGACCGCCGACGATCTCTTCGAGGCTGCCCGCTTACGGTGGCCCGATCTGAATCTGTCCACCGTCTATCGCTCGCTGGAGCTGTTTCGTGACCAGGGCCTGATCGCCGAAACCGACCTCGGTGACGGCCGGCGGCAGTTCGCGCTCCTCTCCGCGGACCGGCATCACCACCTCATCTGCCTTGCCTGCCATCGTGTCGAGGAAATCGGCGATAGCTACTTCGACGAGCTTCGTGCTGTGCTCCGCGCGAAACACGGCTTCGAGGCACGCATCGATCATCAGGCGATCTACGGGCTCTGCCGGGAGTGTTCCGAGGCGGAGGCTACTCGTTGA
- a CDS encoding response regulator transcription factor, with amino-acid sequence MDDTQPRERTLALVVEDDPDIQLLIARHLREAGFDVITSATAADGFQLWSERQPDLLLVDLMLPDGSGRGLVRQIRAAGDVPIVVVTADANEESLVATLDAGADDYVTKPFRVNELLARARSAMRRRPREREPDTIQVGSLTISVVDRRVWRSSEEVRVTPTEFRLLLQLARHPNRVFTHGALLTSVWGPEYADEPHILRVTLNRLRNKLGEPALIENRPAVGYVLVPDGGDAQTQVE; translated from the coding sequence ATGGATGATACACAGCCTCGCGAGCGGACTCTGGCGCTCGTCGTCGAAGATGACCCCGATATCCAGCTGCTGATAGCGCGACACCTGCGAGAGGCAGGTTTCGACGTCATCACATCCGCGACGGCAGCGGACGGTTTCCAGCTGTGGTCGGAACGACAGCCCGACCTGTTGCTGGTGGATCTGATGCTGCCCGACGGATCGGGCCGGGGGCTTGTACGCCAGATTCGAGCAGCCGGGGATGTGCCGATCGTCGTCGTCACCGCCGACGCGAACGAGGAATCGCTTGTGGCGACGCTCGACGCCGGTGCGGACGACTATGTCACCAAGCCATTCCGGGTCAACGAGCTCCTGGCACGGGCGCGCTCGGCGATGCGTCGCCGGCCGCGTGAGCGCGAGCCGGATACCATCCAGGTCGGATCGCTCACCATCTCCGTCGTCGATCGGCGCGTCTGGCGGTCGAGCGAGGAGGTACGGGTAACGCCGACCGAGTTCCGGCTGCTGCTCCAGCTGGCCCGCCACCCGAATCGAGTCTTCACGCATGGAGCGCTGCTCACTTCGGTCTGGGGGCCCGAGTATGCCGACGAACCGCATATCTTGCGGGTGACGCTCAACCGGCTGCGCAATAAGCTGGGCGAACCCGCGCTGATCGAAAATCGGCCGGCGGTCGGCTACGTGCTGGTGCCGGATGGCGGCGACGCCCAGACGCAGGTCGAGTAG
- a CDS encoding PLP-dependent cysteine synthase family protein translates to MNQAWVVEAVTTIERDFQRSADTHLIRLDLPAAPGIELYIKDESTHPTGSLKHRLARSLFLYAICNGWVTEGATVIEASSGSTAVSEAYFAQLLGLPFVAVMPRGTSAAKVAQIAFYGGKSHFVDNPAEIYSTAERLARETNGHNMDQFTYAERATDWRGNNNIAESMFAQMGREPHPVPRWVVTGAGTGGTSATIGRFIRYQRLASRLCVVDPENSVFLDYFEHRDPTVTSGKGSGVEGIGRPRVEPSFVPDVVDRMIRVPNAASYAGMRFLETKLGRKYGGSTGTCVYGAMELAAELAAAGETGSIVMVAGDSGDRYLDTYYDDAWLAANGYDIAPYLAQLDATYSTCVWASPPSGTST, encoded by the coding sequence ATGAATCAGGCCTGGGTTGTCGAAGCAGTCACCACGATCGAGCGCGATTTCCAGCGCTCGGCCGACACGCATCTGATCCGGCTGGATCTGCCGGCCGCGCCGGGGATCGAGCTGTATATCAAGGATGAATCCACTCACCCGACCGGCAGCCTCAAGCATCGGTTGGCGCGCTCGCTCTTCCTCTACGCGATCTGCAACGGCTGGGTTACTGAGGGGGCGACGGTCATCGAGGCTTCCTCTGGCAGCACGGCTGTGTCGGAGGCCTACTTTGCGCAGCTTCTCGGGCTCCCGTTCGTCGCAGTCATGCCGCGCGGCACCTCGGCGGCCAAGGTGGCGCAGATTGCCTTCTATGGCGGCAAGTCGCACTTCGTCGATAACCCGGCCGAAATCTATAGCACCGCCGAACGGCTGGCTCGGGAGACGAACGGTCACAATATGGACCAGTTCACCTATGCCGAGCGCGCCACTGACTGGCGTGGCAACAACAACATCGCGGAGTCGATGTTCGCCCAGATGGGCCGCGAGCCGCACCCCGTCCCGCGCTGGGTCGTCACTGGGGCCGGCACCGGCGGCACCTCGGCGACGATCGGCCGCTTCATCCGCTACCAGCGCCTTGCCAGCCGGCTCTGTGTCGTCGACCCGGAGAATTCGGTCTTTCTCGATTACTTCGAGCATCGCGATCCGACGGTCACCAGCGGCAAAGGCAGTGGCGTCGAGGGAATCGGCCGGCCGCGCGTCGAGCCGTCGTTCGTGCCCGATGTGGTGGATCGGATGATCCGGGTGCCAAACGCCGCCTCATACGCCGGTATGCGCTTTCTGGAGACGAAGCTGGGTCGCAAGTACGGCGGCTCGACTGGCACCTGTGTCTACGGCGCGATGGAGCTTGCCGCCGAGCTTGCGGCGGCTGGCGAGACGGGCTCGATCGTCATGGTTGCCGGGGACTCGGGTGACCGCTACCTCGACACCTACTATGACGACGCGTGGCTGGCAGCCAACGGATACGATATTGCACCGTATCTCGCCCAGCTCGACGCAACCTACTCGACCTGCGTCTGGGCGTCGCCGCCATCCGGCACCAGCACGTAG
- a CDS encoding DUF309 domain-containing protein: MGEAWRRVIASGAVDRPNPRCAGPSPRQLAAGIDLFNERRFFECHEVLEDIWREERDPIRYLYQGILQVGVGFHHLHNGNYRGATRLLADGIDKLRHFQPVCLGIDTARLAAESQTCLHLLVALGPDRVREFPWREVPTVIYE, translated from the coding sequence GTGGGCGAGGCATGGCGACGGGTGATTGCCTCCGGAGCTGTGGATCGACCGAATCCTCGTTGCGCCGGCCCCTCGCCGCGCCAGTTGGCCGCGGGCATCGATCTGTTCAACGAACGCCGCTTCTTCGAATGCCACGAGGTGCTCGAAGACATCTGGCGCGAGGAACGCGATCCCATTCGATACCTCTACCAGGGTATTCTCCAGGTCGGTGTTGGGTTCCATCACCTCCACAATGGGAACTACCGCGGGGCGACCCGTCTGCTCGCCGATGGCATTGATAAGCTCCGCCACTTTCAACCTGTCTGCCTTGGCATCGACACCGCCCGACTCGCTGCCGAATCGCAGACCTGCCTCCATCTCCTCGTCGCGCTCGGGCCCGACCGCGTCCGCGAGTTCCCGTGGCGTGAGGTTCCGACCGTCATCTACGAGTGA
- a CDS encoding agmatinase family protein, with amino-acid sequence MSDAAERIRHEDLRGTWAMEAEARMEGATARERQQHLLEIGLPSAESIRDRTMPLFTRGRWRFNSGTFMNTNHLEDMRELGGQDVVIIGAPYDGGTTFRPGTRFGPQAMRRISSLSSGYNPERGVDLNESLTIVDAGDINVIPANLEKSFDQIAKAISYAAEREVFPIVLGGDHAIGYPDVRGLAPFIDGNIGIIHFDRHSDLSEYGIDERMHGSPFFHATNIPNAPATNLVQIGIGGWTGSKEGLKVARERNATVITVDDVDRFGVERVIEYALEIAWQKAKAVWISFDVDSIDPAFTPGTGTPMPGGLLPREVFRMIRDIASEGLVGMEIVEVSPPYDVADNTAHVGVHAILDCLASLVMAGKLGRAKPEATNGANQTVTGAGPTGD; translated from the coding sequence ATGAGCGACGCCGCTGAACGGATCAGACACGAGGACCTTCGCGGCACGTGGGCAATGGAGGCCGAGGCCCGAATGGAGGGCGCCACCGCCCGAGAGCGCCAGCAACACTTGCTGGAAATCGGTCTGCCGTCGGCCGAGAGCATCCGCGATCGGACCATGCCTCTGTTCACGCGGGGCCGCTGGCGCTTCAACTCCGGCACCTTCATGAACACCAACCACCTGGAGGACATGCGCGAGCTCGGGGGGCAGGATGTCGTCATCATCGGCGCGCCATATGATGGCGGGACGACCTTCCGCCCTGGCACACGCTTCGGTCCGCAGGCGATGCGCCGCATCTCGTCGCTTTCCAGCGGCTATAACCCGGAGCGCGGCGTCGACCTGAACGAGTCGTTGACGATCGTCGATGCCGGGGACATCAATGTCATCCCGGCCAACCTCGAAAAGTCGTTCGATCAGATCGCCAAGGCGATTTCCTATGCCGCGGAGCGCGAGGTCTTTCCGATTGTCCTCGGCGGCGACCACGCCATCGGCTATCCGGACGTCCGCGGGCTGGCGCCGTTCATCGACGGCAACATCGGCATCATCCACTTCGATCGACATTCGGATCTCTCGGAATACGGCATCGACGAGCGGATGCACGGATCGCCGTTCTTCCATGCGACGAATATTCCCAACGCCCCGGCAACGAATCTCGTCCAGATCGGCATCGGTGGCTGGACAGGATCGAAAGAGGGGCTCAAGGTCGCGCGCGAGCGCAACGCGACGGTGATCACGGTCGATGATGTCGATCGCTTTGGAGTTGAGCGGGTCATCGAATACGCGCTGGAGATTGCCTGGCAGAAGGCGAAGGCAGTCTGGATCTCGTTCGATGTTGACTCGATTGACCCGGCCTTTACGCCAGGAACCGGAACCCCGATGCCGGGCGGGTTGCTGCCCCGCGAGGTGTTCCGCATGATCCGCGATATTGCCAGCGAGGGACTCGTCGGGATGGAGATCGTCGAGGTCTCGCCTCCCTACGATGTGGCAGATAACACTGCGCATGTCGGGGTCCACGCGATCCTGGACTGCCTCGCCTCGCTGGTCATGGCCGGCAAGCTGGGTCGCGCAAAGCCGGAAGCCACGAACGGCGCCAACCAGACAGTGACCGGAGCTGGACCAACCGGGGATTGA
- a CDS encoding SH3 domain-containing protein, whose protein sequence is MGNRVFRSHRWLAVSTALLLAALIGGPAAAETTTEGAPSAQYVHEVDQYQHLGGATYRVYGYQEGLVGSTTANGHVIQPNDHFVALPCFCVLSSRGGNEFQVKLEYKGKTVIVPVWDVGPWNVDDNYWDPSSKRKYSSLPQGYPEAAAAFYADFNGGKDGWGRTVGSPGGIDIGDGAFAELGMPGSDWVNVTFLWLEPDHWDLPAPAAGFGDVTTVWWDQRPPLDWTAPKNDGRFAWFDVTGHNVPNQLNDYWWGNGGWRLFGLPISEFFREVDIDGTIRYVQYFERSILALDPATGAVSRTPVGDRSHMDYKASLPIDPFQNTSSAIYFPDTQHSVQNGFKWYWEHNGGQAAFGAPISEEWSETNADGRKVVMQMFEYARFEWWPDKVGTDEEITRGLLTVELIDDLGWSR, encoded by the coding sequence ATGGGGAACCGAGTCTTTCGGTCACACCGTTGGCTTGCGGTCAGCACAGCGCTTCTTCTGGCAGCGTTGATCGGCGGCCCGGCTGCGGCGGAGACGACGACAGAGGGCGCGCCCTCAGCCCAGTATGTCCATGAAGTAGATCAGTATCAGCACCTGGGCGGCGCGACCTACCGTGTGTATGGGTATCAGGAGGGTCTGGTTGGGTCTACGACGGCAAATGGGCATGTAATTCAGCCAAACGATCACTTCGTGGCGCTGCCTTGCTTCTGTGTTCTGTCCAGCCGGGGCGGTAACGAGTTCCAGGTGAAGCTGGAGTACAAGGGCAAGACAGTCATCGTCCCGGTCTGGGATGTCGGCCCGTGGAATGTCGACGACAACTACTGGGATCCATCGAGCAAACGCAAGTACTCATCGTTGCCGCAGGGTTACCCTGAGGCGGCGGCAGCGTTTTACGCAGACTTCAACGGCGGCAAGGATGGCTGGGGTCGAACCGTCGGGTCGCCCGGTGGCATCGACATCGGCGACGGAGCGTTCGCCGAGTTGGGAATGCCCGGTTCCGACTGGGTAAACGTCACGTTCCTGTGGCTCGAGCCCGATCACTGGGATCTACCAGCGCCGGCCGCCGGGTTTGGCGACGTCACGACCGTCTGGTGGGATCAGCGGCCTCCGCTGGACTGGACCGCGCCAAAGAACGATGGTCGGTTCGCGTGGTTCGATGTCACCGGCCATAACGTGCCGAATCAGCTGAACGATTACTGGTGGGGGAACGGTGGCTGGCGGCTCTTCGGGTTGCCAATCAGCGAGTTCTTCCGTGAGGTCGACATCGACGGCACGATCCGCTACGTCCAGTACTTCGAGCGGTCGATCCTTGCGCTCGATCCGGCAACTGGCGCGGTATCGCGAACGCCCGTCGGCGATCGCTCGCATATGGACTACAAGGCCAGCCTGCCGATCGATCCATTCCAGAACACATCGTCTGCGATCTATTTTCCCGACACTCAACACTCGGTGCAGAATGGGTTCAAGTGGTACTGGGAGCATAACGGCGGCCAGGCAGCCTTTGGCGCGCCGATCTCCGAGGAGTGGAGCGAGACCAACGCCGATGGCCGTAAGGTCGTGATGCAGATGTTCGAATACGCGCGATTCGAGTGGTGGCCCGACAAGGTCGGCACCGACGAGGAGATCACGCGAGGGCTGTTGACCGTCGAGCTTATCGATGATCTCGGCTGGTCCCGCTAA
- a CDS encoding lysylphosphatidylglycerol synthase transmembrane domain-containing protein — MRRFVLLTIVIAAIIAIVKFVNFSTLASAVTSVPRETLIVVIGLLAISAIVKSLRWAYYLRASKLQITWHDGMTSYLAGMSAGALPGGSWLQARLAQEHGDVHMHEAAAGLFVSFVADSLGIALLAYAGMLLVHQPGTSFLLPIFGLILASVLIAMGRSPRVWALIALQLSRFRLTRRWVPKEADLQQRVAAVMRAPVIAGGVAFSMATTLLAVAILYALANALTFSGLGGREALFVHTASESASMVLPIPGGYGISDSSMAGLMSSQGIGWVRATFVILAIRSFNILFKSIVGSLMLVIFYRSLLMSMLKVRRRARTALLFGQRITWHGLRLTGFGYLLRLRKQRRAHIHPAPAAAQVHLRQRHAPLAGTDVAPHPAPHLPIHPDD; from the coding sequence ATGAGACGGTTTGTCCTCCTCACCATAGTCATCGCCGCGATCATCGCTATCGTGAAGTTCGTCAACTTCTCGACGCTTGCGTCTGCGGTAACCAGCGTCCCGCGGGAAACACTGATCGTTGTGATTGGGCTGCTGGCAATCTCGGCAATCGTGAAGAGCCTTCGCTGGGCGTACTACCTCAGGGCCTCGAAGCTCCAGATCACCTGGCATGATGGAATGACCAGCTATCTGGCCGGCATGTCGGCCGGCGCGCTGCCCGGCGGGTCGTGGTTACAGGCCCGGTTGGCTCAGGAGCATGGCGATGTCCACATGCACGAGGCGGCAGCCGGCCTCTTTGTGAGCTTCGTTGCCGACTCACTCGGCATTGCGCTTCTTGCCTATGCCGGGATGCTGCTGGTCCATCAGCCGGGCACAAGCTTCCTGTTGCCGATCTTCGGGCTCATTCTCGCCAGTGTCCTCATCGCGATGGGTCGCTCCCCGCGCGTCTGGGCATTGATCGCGCTCCAGCTCTCGCGCTTTCGGCTTACCCGGCGCTGGGTTCCGAAGGAGGCCGATCTTCAGCAGCGAGTCGCGGCGGTGATGCGCGCTCCGGTGATCGCGGGTGGCGTCGCTTTCTCGATGGCAACAACACTACTCGCGGTGGCAATCCTCTACGCGCTGGCCAACGCACTGACATTCTCCGGCCTGGGGGGTCGCGAGGCGCTCTTCGTCCACACCGCCTCAGAATCGGCGTCGATGGTGCTGCCGATTCCGGGAGGCTATGGGATCAGCGATTCATCGATGGCGGGCTTGATGAGCTCTCAGGGGATCGGCTGGGTCCGGGCGACGTTCGTCATTCTGGCGATCCGTTCGTTCAATATCCTATTCAAATCGATCGTCGGCTCGCTGATGCTGGTGATCTTCTATCGCAGCCTCCTGATGTCGATGCTGAAGGTGCGCCGGCGAGCGCGGACCGCCTTGCTATTCGGACAGCGCATAACCTGGCATGGGCTGCGGTTGACGGGATTCGGGTACCTGCTGCGTCTACGAAAGCAGCGACGCGCGCACATCCACCCGGCCCCTGCCGCTGCACAGGTTCATCTGAGACAGCGGCATGCGCCGCTTGCCGGAACGGATGTCGCGCCGCACCCAGCGCCCCACTTGCCGATCCACCCCGACGACTGA
- a CDS encoding DMT family transporter, with protein MSTVAVGLVLLSAVFHATWNTLTKRSADALAFMFVFGLIGLSIYAIPMALMLHRHGLPAEGIPFVLASGGVHVVYASALAAAYSNGALSLTYPVARGTGVLLVPLLAMPLLGEELTLVAGLGITAILAGILTLNLLGNRSGAAREVREGRRGLAFALLTGLAITSYSLIDKAGVAHVHPLIYVYLLIGILTLGITPYVLLRRRAAVGEIWRTARAAAFIAGVLNMGTYLIVLAAMRVAGSSISYIVPLRETSIVFATIMGAVVLKEHLGRARIVGSAMIAAGVLAIALGS; from the coding sequence ATGAGCACTGTCGCCGTTGGGCTGGTCTTGCTGTCTGCGGTGTTTCACGCGACCTGGAATACCCTGACAAAGCGCAGCGCCGACGCGCTGGCGTTCATGTTCGTCTTCGGCCTGATCGGGCTATCGATCTACGCCATTCCGATGGCGCTGATGCTGCATCGCCACGGTTTGCCGGCCGAGGGGATTCCCTTCGTGCTGGCGAGCGGCGGCGTCCATGTTGTCTACGCATCGGCCCTCGCGGCAGCCTACAGCAACGGCGCGCTATCTCTGACATATCCGGTTGCGCGCGGAACCGGCGTGCTGCTCGTGCCGCTGTTGGCGATGCCGCTGCTCGGGGAAGAGTTGACGCTGGTTGCCGGGCTGGGGATCACTGCGATTCTGGCCGGCATCCTGACCCTCAACCTGCTCGGCAACCGCAGCGGCGCGGCGCGGGAAGTCCGCGAAGGTCGTCGCGGTCTGGCATTCGCGTTGCTAACCGGGCTGGCGATCACGTCCTACTCATTGATCGACAAGGCCGGGGTTGCCCACGTCCACCCGCTCATCTACGTGTACCTGTTGATCGGCATCCTGACGTTGGGGATCACCCCGTACGTGCTGCTGCGGCGTCGGGCGGCAGTCGGGGAGATCTGGCGGACTGCGCGGGCAGCCGCGTTCATCGCCGGTGTGCTGAACATGGGCACCTACCTGATCGTTCTGGCCGCCATGCGGGTGGCCGGCAGCAGCATTTCATACATCGTGCCGCTCCGCGAGACGAGTATCGTCTTCGCGACGATCATGGGCGCTGTTGTCCTCAAGGAGCATCTGGGTCGGGCGCGAATCGTCGGGTCGGCGATGATCGCGGCTGGCGTCCTCGCCATCGCTCTCGGGAGCTGA
- a CDS encoding M28 family peptidase gives MANDRQRAIERAILGDIWTTNEPYEVLRELCDDIGHRYAGSESEKQGAEFLKRKMENYGLQNVRLEEFQMAGWERGPASLTLVEPVERSYSCVAMPYCPAADLTAEVIDVGEGEEADFERAGADVRGKIVISAAETNKPGERKSHRTDKYGWAVERGAAGYIYINQNPGMLHITGSITGRNPAGDRAVDREAPIPAVGVSWEAGSTILRLLERTGGKGKIHLKLENRTFESTSQNVIGEIVGSDYPDEVVLMGGHYDGHDIAQGAGDDGAGAVTGLEAARVLAAHAGDIKRTIRVICFGSEEVGLLGAFHHARTTSPDSYRFALNLDGAGRGEGGQEQLTLSGWPDLVGWFEQFAKDSHYPFTVQNQLNSHSDHYPFVLRGIPNGTLNARDSTAGMIGRGWGHTEADTFDKIHLRGLQMSAALVARVALAVANAEDWPAARLSEDDTRDLLKRNNLLERAERAGRFPAKQA, from the coding sequence ATGGCGAACGATCGACAGCGTGCCATCGAGCGAGCGATTCTCGGCGATATCTGGACGACGAACGAACCCTACGAGGTGCTCCGCGAACTGTGCGACGACATCGGCCATCGCTACGCTGGTTCGGAGTCAGAGAAGCAGGGCGCTGAATTCCTGAAGCGGAAAATGGAGAACTACGGCCTTCAGAACGTCCGGTTGGAGGAGTTCCAGATGGCCGGCTGGGAACGTGGCCCGGCATCACTGACACTCGTCGAGCCAGTCGAACGCTCCTACTCCTGCGTCGCGATGCCCTACTGCCCTGCCGCCGACCTGACTGCCGAAGTGATTGACGTTGGCGAAGGCGAGGAGGCTGACTTCGAGCGCGCTGGAGCAGATGTCCGTGGAAAGATCGTCATCTCCGCCGCCGAGACGAACAAGCCCGGCGAGCGCAAGAGCCACCGCACCGACAAGTACGGCTGGGCCGTCGAGCGCGGAGCCGCGGGCTACATCTACATCAACCAGAACCCCGGCATGCTCCACATCACCGGCTCGATCACTGGCCGCAACCCGGCCGGGGATCGCGCCGTCGATCGCGAGGCGCCGATCCCTGCGGTCGGGGTCTCCTGGGAGGCCGGCTCAACGATTCTGCGGTTGCTCGAGCGCACCGGCGGCAAGGGCAAGATTCACCTGAAGCTGGAGAATCGCACGTTCGAAAGCACCAGCCAGAACGTCATCGGCGAGATCGTTGGAAGCGACTATCCCGACGAGGTTGTCCTGATGGGCGGGCACTACGACGGGCATGATATCGCCCAGGGCGCTGGCGACGATGGCGCTGGCGCTGTCACCGGCCTCGAGGCGGCTCGCGTCCTGGCGGCACACGCCGGCGATATCAAGCGCACGATCCGAGTGATCTGCTTTGGCTCGGAAGAAGTCGGCCTGCTTGGCGCATTCCACCACGCCCGCACGACCTCACCCGACTCCTACCGGTTCGCCCTTAACCTCGACGGCGCGGGCCGCGGAGAGGGCGGCCAGGAGCAGCTGACGCTCTCGGGCTGGCCCGATCTGGTTGGATGGTTCGAGCAGTTCGCGAAGGACAGTCACTACCCGTTCACTGTCCAGAATCAGCTCAACTCCCACTCCGACCACTATCCGTTTGTGCTGCGTGGCATCCCGAACGGCACGCTCAACGCGCGCGACTCGACGGCCGGGATGATCGGGCGTGGCTGGGGCCACACCGAGGCCGATACGTTCGACAAGATCCACCTGCGCGGGCTGCAGATGTCGGCTGCCCTTGTCGCCCGGGTGGCTCTTGCTGTCGCCAACGCCGAGGACTGGCCGGCCGCGCGGTTGAGCGAGGATGACACCCGCGACCTGCTGAAGCGAAATAACCTGCTCGAGCGCGCCGAGCGCGCCGGCCGATTCCCGGCAAAGCAGGCCTGA